The nucleotide window taactttttttccttgttcatatatatatgatggtacacacaggtgatacatttggagtgacaaggatgagacccaggattggtgatagatggtttaagcacagctctcactaacagtctgtgtaaattaggaggctggcgaaatgctacaacaggaggcctgctgatggctctagcaagatgttcagagtttgccagcaatgggtagctctccctcattgctcggtgataggagatgctggatggaaatctaccacaaatggaatccattggttTTTCATATATATGAAAAAGTCACCTATTGTTTTGATGAACTATCTTAAATGCCCTGGTCTGGATCCAACGAACCATGCTACTAGTTCCTGACATACCAAAGGGAGGCTGTGAGCATGTATTTCAACAGCAGTTCCTTCCCCCGTGCAGTATGCCAAACTTCTTTTTAGACTGATAGGAGTTTCAGAAACAATTTAAGATATAGTATGGGGATCTCCCATTTAAAAAGGGGAGTCAAAAATCCCATTGGCCATACCAAAAGTACTTCTTTAGACCTCAGCTAGCATCCAAATCAAAGGACTCATGATGTAACACAATCTTGTCTTTGAGAGTGAAACAGATGTGTATTTGAACGGATCTCATAcagtcttcctcaacctggtgcttcTTTCAGAatacagctgggaggaagggtaggatacaaattaaataaataaataaatcatcatcatcatcatccctgtcAATTgggcatgttggctggggctgatgagatctTTAGTCCAAAACACCCAGAGTGCACTAGGTTGGGCAAGCTGTGGTTTTTCCACCACTCAACTAAGGTTTTTCCCAAACGAATGCATTTTCTTTCCAGGTAGCCCTGATGCTTTGAATAAACTTGTCCCACGTCTGGTGAATTATCTTTCTAAAGGCCTCTTTGACATTATCATTCTTCAGGGTAAAGATGAATGGGTTTAGAAGCGGGAAAACAATGGTTGTCAGAACAGCGGGCACCTTGTGGGTGTGCAGTGTCTCTTTCTGAGATGGAATTATGTAGATGAAGATGGAGATCCCACAGGAGAGTGATATCAAGGTGAGATGAGTGGCACAGGTGTTGAAGGCTTTTGTCCTgccggtggtggtggggatgtgcAGGATTGTTGAGATAATGCATGAATAAGAAATCAGAGTCAGGATGGTTGAGCCAACAATGACCAGAGAAGACAGAATGAAGTCCATCAGCTCTATAAAATGGGTGTCAGTGCATGAAAGCTCCAGTAAGGGTCCAGTGTCACAGAAGAAATGGTTGATGTGATTGGATTTACAGAAGGTTAATCTGTTAATTTTGATGATTGGACAGAGGATAGAAAGGAACCCAAACAGCCAACAAGCCAACACTATCCTGACACACACCTGACCATTCATGATGGTATGATAATGCAGAGGTTTACATATGGCTGCATAGCGGTCATAGGACATAGACGTCAAAAGGAAAAACTCCACTGTGCCCAATAAGAAGTAGAAGTAGATTTGGGTCATGCAGGCTGGGAAGGAGATGGACTTGTCACCAGAAAAGAGATTCCATAGCAGTTGTGGACTGACAACTGTGGTGAACAGGATGTCTAAATTGGAGAAGTTGCATAGGAAAAAGTACATAGCAGTGTGTAGCTGACTGTCTACCAACACAATGCAAAGGATAAGCATATTGCCAGCCACAGATGTGATATACATTACCAGAATTGTTACAATgggttaaaaattaaaatgtcactgaaataaaatcaattgatgCAAAATATAACATATGCTTGCTTTCTGCAAAATACAGGAATTTCTGTTTATCTGCTTCTTCAGCAATTAGAGATGCTATTGCTAGCTTGtaggaccaaaggtcaaggataaaggaagtctgaacatgagaacagagaagtggaaaattaaacaattttaGGAAAGCATCGCATCATGTATTCTTGATTACTAATGTACTTTGAGCTTGTGAAACCTTAAAGATTATGAATATGATGCGttaatagcctataaatatgatacTTGTCAACTGTTCGGGACAGCCACTTGATtgaggccctccctttgcaaaggtatatTAAAGGCACACATTTACTGTTGTCTGGTCTCGTCTccattccttattggcatctcaaggaattgagAGCCTATATCAGTCAGGCCTCCATTCAGGCCTGACTTCTTTTGTAACAGAATGACTACAGCGAGAAGGATCTCTTCTCTATGTCCAATGGAAAAGCCCAGCAGGATGAATTCAGTCACTGTTCTgttgaggttctccatcccctgCACCTTTTCTTCCCCGCTACCACTTAGGAAGATCACCTGTGCAGAAGTGGATAGAAAGTAGTCAGAGAACAGCCTGCATGgatttcagcaccctggacagaaGCCCATGTCTTtacttctttgcatttgaaaCCCAAACCAAGCACCAGCTGCTCATCTTCTGCCAGAACTCGTTTCTGATGCCTGGTTTCTTCCAGCTTTATTATCCTCcacctctcaaaaaaaaaaaaaaatcttgccacATGATCTCTCATACCACAAACCTCCATCATTTGGTTTTGTCTCAATGCCAATGGTTCTGGAAGAAATGCTCTCTCTGATAAACCAAATGTAGTCACATATACCCAGATTATTACATAAGAATTCTGGAGCCTTAAAACTTCAGTTTTCCTGAGAAAAGaaactccaaattcaggaacAAATATTGCGCAAATCCAATCAGATTTCATACCTCATTtcataattttgtttttgtttaattttgctCTTCTTTCATTTACTTCCATGATTCAAAATGTGAAATAATTTGATGTTTCTGTGGTAAGAGAAATGAATGGCACATTGGTGTGAACAGAAGGAATGGAaggaggtaggtaggtaggtagttaAGTAGttaggtaggcaggcaggcaggcaggtagatAAATACacattcatgaggattaaaacaaaataaaataaaacgttGAGATTCTTGGAATATAGGATTCTGTTTCAACTAAGGGAGAATTGAATCCTGTACTTGAGATTCTCCTATGTTGAGGTTTTATTAAAAGCATCAGCCATAAGgacaaaagaagagccctgctggaccaggccagtggcctatccagcccagcatcctgttctcacagtggccatccaattGTCtatggacctgagtgcaacagtactcacCAGGGAGAGGGTTTTTTTCTGGATTGGGATTGTGACACAGAGGGAACTGGTTTAacccttttccccaccaccatTTCCCTGCTGGCCCCTCCCCCCTTCAACACTGCCCACAAGGATTCTCTTTGCGGCAAA belongs to Rhineura floridana isolate rRhiFlo1 chromosome 11, rRhiFlo1.hap2, whole genome shotgun sequence and includes:
- the LOC133366937 gene encoding olfactory receptor 6J1-like: MENLNRTVTEFILLGFSIGHREEILLAVVILLLYITSVAGNMLILCIVLVDSQLHTAMYFFLCNFSNLDILFTTVVSPQLLWNLFSGDKSISFPACMTQIYFYFLLGTVEFFLLTSMSYDRYAAICKPLHYHTIMNGQVCVRIVLACWLFGFLSILCPIIKINRLTFCKSNHINHFFCDTGPLLELSCTDTHFIELMDFILSSLVIVGSTILTLISYSCIISTILHIPTTTGRTKAFNTCATHLTLISLSCGISIFIYIIPSQKETLHTHKVPAVLTTIVFPLLNPFIFTLKNDNVKEAFRKIIHQTWDKFIQSIRATWKENAFVWEKP